CTGTCGATGGGATTATAGTAGTAACATCTCCGCAGGAGCTTGTATCCATGATTGTATCTAAAGCAGTAAAGATGGCTGAAATGATGAATATACCCATTATTGGTCTGGTAGAAAATATGTCCTATTTTAAATGTCCCGATAACGGTAAAGATTATCAGATATTTGGAGACAGCCATATTGAGGAAATAGCTGATAAGCATAATCTAAAAGTTCTTGCAAAATTACCGATTGATCCGGAAATTTCAGCTGCATGTGATAATGGTATGATAGAGTTTATTGAGGGCGGCTGGTTCGAACCGGTCGCAAAAATATTAGAAAAAATGGAGGAGAAAAAAATGATTAAAATTGCTGTGGCAAGTGAAAATGAAATGGTAACCGAGCATTTTGGGCATTGCGTTAATTTCAATATTTTTGAAGCTGCTGATGATAAGGTAGTCAGAAGTGAATCCATCCCAAATCCAGGACATAAACCCGGCTTCCTTCCTAATTTTTTGAATGATATGGGAGTAAATGTGATTATTTCAGGCGGTATGGGCAGCGGAGCTATTGATATCTTCAATGAAAAAGGAATAGAGGTGATAGTAGGAGCAAGCGGTAATGCTAAAGCAGCAGCGGAAGCATATCTTAAAGGCACCCTGAAATCTACTGGTTCTGTCTGTCATGAACACCAACATCATGATGAGTGCGGAGAATAGCTGAGGAGGTATATATGACGACTGCTCTTTATGTTTTTGCAATAGCAGCTCTTGGCGTCTCTATTTTTAAGAGCAAGGAAAAGACAATGCTTGCTCTTAAAAAAGCGTGGAAATCATTTGAAAATATATTGCCTCAATTTCTATCTATCCTGATTATTATAGGTGTGATATTGGCAATTTTAACGCCCGAGCAAATTTCAGAAGTATTAGGCAGCGAATCAGGGTGGTATGGCGTGTTGATTGCCGCTGGTATAGGATCTGTTACCCTGGTTCCTGCATTTGTAGCATTTCCGCTGGCAGCTGCCTTGTTAAGAAACGGCGCAGGAATTATGCAGATTGCAGCTTTTGTATCTACACTTATGATGGTTGGTATTGTAACTATGCCAATTGAAATTAAGTACTTTGGGAAAAAAGCGGCAATTTTAAGAAACGTTACAGCATTAGCTTTTTCCTTAGCTGTTGCATTGGTTATGGGGGTGATGCTATGAGAACAAAAGTGTTAAGACTGGTTAAAAGGTATAAGATTTTTCTTCTGCTTGCTGTTCTCAACGTAGCTATACTAACTTTCCACCCTCAGGTGGGAGCCAAGTCGATACAGTTAACATGGTCGAGTTTGCTTGAGATGCTGTCAGTTTTGCCGCCAATTTTTATCTTGCTTGGATTATTGGATGTTTGGGTGGAGAAAGAAACCATGATAAAATATATGGGAGACAATTCAGGCTTGATTGGAGTATTGCTTGCTTTCTTTTTAGGTTCTGCTGCTGCCGGACCATTATATGCTGCTTTTCCTGTTGCAGGTGTATTGCTGAAAAAGGGCAGTAAGTTATCAAATGTTCTTATCATGCTTGGAGCATGGTCAACCACGAAAATTCCATTAATATTATTTGAGGCATCAGCTCTTGGATTTAAGTTCATGCTTTTAAGATTGGTCTTGGATATAGTCGGGATAGCTTTCATTTCATACTTTATTGAAAAGATGCTGTCTAAAGAGGAAAAAGGTGCAATATATCAAAATGTATTAACTATGGATGAGTGACTTGTAGTGTTTTACTATTAATTATTTATGGTAGCTGCCCTCGCAATCTAAAATACGATGGCATATTCTTAAATTAAAAAGCACCTTGAAATGGTTGATAAAAAACAACACAATTAATACGTAAGGGGGATTTTTTACGTGAAAGTCGGATTAATCAGATGCATGCAAACAGAGGACATGTGTCCTGCAACAACAGATTTTCAAGTAATGAGGGATAAGAGATGTGCATTTGAAGGTGTAGATGGTGAAATTGAGGTGATCGGCGTAAACACTTGCGGTGGGTGCCCCGGTAAAAAAGCTGTAACAAGAGCTGCTGAAATGATAAAACGAGGTGCTGATACAATTGCTTTAGCATCCTGTATCACAAGAGGAAATCCAATAGGCTTTGCATGTCCCCATGCGCAGGCGATGAAGGATGCCATCTACAGAAGACTTGGTAATTCAGTAAAAATTATTGATTACACTCATTAATTAATATTTTTTATAAGGCAATGAACATATAAAATGGTACCATACCTGTTGTATAAAATGTGCGGGCGTATCTTTAAATGAAGATATGCCCGTTTCTTTATGACTTTATAAGTTTATTTCATAGAAATTATAAAATTGAAGAAATCAAAAAGTGCGAATTTTGTTCTAATTTTAATGGGCATTTTATAGATGACATCGGAATTTAGTTAGAGTCTTTAATGTTATAATTAACTCTCTACAATTTAATTATAACATATAAAAGATTCTAAAGGCAGACTGTTTGTTTCGATTTGATACTGCTATAATGTATTCACGTTATTGAGATTAAAAGGAGGAAAACGGATGAGCTCCTATTTGTTCAGGCTTAAGGACATTGATAAAACAAAACACATGGTTGCCGGGGGTAAGGGCGCTAACCTGGGGGAACTATGCAAAATGGAAGGAATACTCGTGCCGGACGGCTTTTGTATTTCTACCGAAGCATTCAAAAGAATCGTTGAGGAAAACACGTCGATAAATGAATTACTTGATAAGTTATCGATTTTGAAGGTGGAGGATATGGATAAAATCCGCGAACTCAGCAGTGAGATTCGCAGGACTATTGAAAGCATAGCAATCCCCAAAGACATCAATGAAGAGATTGCCCGCTTTCTTTCCAAGCTTGATGAAAATGCTGCCTATGCAGTACGCTCCAGCGCTACGGCAGAAGATTTACCTGCAGCCTCCTTTGCAGGCCAGCAGGATACGTATTTGAACATTATCGGAAAGGAAGAAATCCTTAAATCTATCAGCAAATGCTGGGCATCGCTGTTTACCGAAAGGGCAGTAACTTACCGCCTTCAAAACGGCTTCGAACACTGCAAAGTTCAACTGTCTGTGATTGTTCAGAAGATGGTCTTCCCGCAAGCATCGGGAATTTTATTTACTGCCGATCCCATTACTGGCAACAGAAAGACAGTATCCATTGATGCAGGCTTCGGACTTGGTGAAGCCTTAGTCTCTGGGCTGGTAAATGCTGATATTTATAAAGTACGTAACGGTAAAATTATTGATAATAAGATATCCACCAAGAAGCTGGCTGTTTACGACTTAAAGAAAAGCTGTACGAAAGAACAGGAGATTGGGCTTGAACATCAGAACAGGCAGGTGTTGACGGATGAACAGATTTTGCAGCTTGAAGGCCTAAGCAGAAGGATCGAAGAACATTTCGGCTGCCCACAGGATATCGAATGGTGTTTGGCTGATGATACATTTTATATTGTCCAGAGCCGGCCAATCACTACTTTATATCCCATCCCTGAAGCAAATGATCAAGAAAATCACGTTTATGTATCTGTCGGTCATCAACAAATGATGACTGACGCCATGAAACCATTGGGATTGTCTTTTTTCCTATTGACGACGCCTGCATCCATGCTCAAAGCCGGCGGAAGGCTGTTTGTTGATGTTACACCTATGCTGGCTTCACCTGACAGCAGAAAAATGTTATTAGATACCATGGGACAATATGAGCCGCTCATGAAAGACGCACTTATGACCATAATAGAGCGAGATTTTATAAAGTCGCTGCCAAATGATAAAAAAGAACAGAGTCCTGGTAAAAGCAACAAAGTTATTTCGACTGCGGGTTTTCGAACACAAGTCGAAAACGATCCGGCAATCGTTGCTGATTTGATTAAGCGTAGTCAAACATCGATAGCAGCACTAAAACAAAATATCCAAAGGTCATCCGGACTGGATCTATTTGATTTTATCCTGGAAGATATCCAGGAGTTAAAGAAGATTTTATTTGACCCGCAAAGTTCGGCTGTATTTATGGCTGCTATGGATGCGTGCGTCTGGATCAATGAAAAGATGAACAAGTGGTTAGGTGAAAAAAATGTAGCAGACACGCTTTCTCAATCTGTACCAAACAATATTACTTCGGAAATGGGTCTGGCTCTATTGGATGTAGCAGATGTGATTCGTCCTTATCCGGAGATAATTGATTATTTACAACATGTAAAAGATGATAACTTTTTGGAGAAATTAGTTAAGTTTCATGGTGGAATGGAAGCCCGAGACGCTATCTATGCTTACCTTGACAAATACGGAATGCGATGTGCCGGAGAAATCGATATTACGAAAACTCGTTGGAGCGAAAAACCAACTACACTTATTCCCATGATTCTAAGCAACATCAAAAATTTTGAGCCTAATGCAGGCAAGCAGAAATTTGAGCAAGGGCGGCGTGCTGCTTTGAAAAAAGAACAAGAGTTATTAGAACGATTGAAGCAATTACCGGGCGGTGAACAAAAAGCCAAAGAGACAAAACGAATGATTGACTTAATACGAAATTTCATTGGATTTAGGGAATATCCAAAATACGGCATGATCAACCGCTACTTTGTTTATAAGCAAGCTTTGCTTAAAGAAGCGGAACAACTCGTACAATTAGGCGTTATTCATGAAAAAGAAGATATATACTATCTAACGTTTGATGAACTTCGTGAAGTTATTCGCACAAATAAACTGGATTACCGAATGGTAAGCAAAAGAAAAGACGAGTACAAATTATATGAAAGACTGACACCTCCGCGTGTTATCACGTCTGACGGTGAAATCATTACAGGTGAATATAAAGGGGGAAACCTCCCGATGGGAGCTATTGCAGGTCTGCCTGTTTCTTCCGGAGTCATAGAGGGAAGGGCACGTGTTATATTAAATATGGAAGATGCTGATCTGGAAGATGGAGATATATTAGTAACCTCCTTTACGGACCCCAGTTGGACACCCTTATTTGTATCCATTAAAGGTTTAGTCACCGAAGTTGGCGGACTGATGACCCATGGAGCAGTTATAGCCCGTGAATATGGCTTACCGGCAGTTGTAGGAGTAGAAAATGCAACCAGGCTGATTAAGGATGGGCAGCGAATTCGTGTACATGGAACAGAAGGGTATATAGAAATTCTATAATGGAGGAAGATATTGACTTATTCCTGGGGAGATAAATAAGAAATGAAAGCCTAGGAAAAAACGGGTTGAGAAGTGAATTTTTCGGCCCGTTTTATCCAGGGTATTTTAGTGTAATATGTCAGTGCAGCCCCTAACGGAGTCGTCCGGATATAAAAAAATTAACCTTTAGTTAAATAGACTAAAAACTCAAGTAGGAGAAGAATCTTATTTAGATGTCATAGTCAAATAAATAATTGACTATGGCAACCATTTATCATAATATAAATTCAAGCAGTAAGTACGAAAGGATGATATTATGATAAAAGATAATTTTGGTTCTAGAATAGATGAAGTACGCAGATTCAATCGATTTTTTACTCGAAAGATAGGTGTATTACGCGAAGGATTATTACACAGTTCATATTCTTTGACAGAGGTCCGAATACTGTTTGAAATTGCCAATTCTGATAATCCTACTGCATCAAGGCTAAGTCGTGAGCTGGGGCTGGACGCAGGTTATCTCAGCCGTATTTTAACTCGTTTTGAGGAACAGGGACTTACTGAGAGAATGCGTTCAGAAAATGATGGCCGGCAATTTATTATTCGTCTTACGCAGGAGGGCATCAAATTATTTTCGATTTTAGACCAGCGTTCACGTGATGAAGTTGCAGAAATACTAAATGTACTTAGTGAAGAGGAACAACAGGAACTTCTTGAAGCTATGCACGATATCGAAAATATCCTTGGTAAGGAGAGCTTTAAGTTTTCCGAAACATTTTTTCTCAGAAATCATCGGCCGGGCGATATAGGCTGGGTTGCACACCGTCACGGCGTATTGTATGCCAAGGAATACGGATGGGATGAACGTTTTGAAGCACTTGTAGCTCAAATCGCAGCCGATTTTATTAACAACTACAAATCTGAATGTGAGCGATGCATAATTGCAGAAATGAATAGTGAAATTGTGGGTTCTGTATTCGTTGTTCAAAGCAGTGAGACGGTTGCTAAGTTGCGGCTGCTTTTGGTAGAGCCTAAAGCACGCGGATTAGGACTTGGAAGCCGCTTGGTACAAGAGAGCATTGCTTTTGCCAGGCGTGTTGGTTATAAAAAGCTTATTCTATGGACTAACAGCGTGCTTGTTGAAGCGCGGCATATTTATGCAAAAGCCGGGTTTAAGCTTATAGAACAGCAAGAACATCATAGCTACGGAAAAGACCTGGTTGGGGAAACGTGGGAACTGGATCTTTGATGAATAAATAAGACAAATTACGGATCTGAATCAGAATATATTAATTTAGATGTTTGGTGAAAGCCAAGGATGTAAAGGAGAATAAAATGAAAACGATAGGGTTAATCGGAGGAATGAGCTGGGAGAGCACGGTAAAATACTACCAAATAATTAATGAAACCGTCAAACAGAAATTGGGCGGACTGCATTCGGCAAAATGCTTGCTATACAGTGTGGATTTTGATGAAATTGAGAAATATCAGGCAAAGGGTGAATGGGAAAAGAGCGGAGATGTCCTGGCAAAAGCTGCATACAATATAGAAAAAGCTGGTGCGGACTTCCTGGTTATCTGCACTAATACCATGCATAAGGTCGTGCCTCAGATTGAGTCTAAAATATCCATACCAATTTTACATATTGCAGATGTTACAGCAGACGAACTTGTAAAGCATAATATTGAAAGAGTTGCGTTATTAGGAACCAAATATACCATGACACAGGACTTTTATAAAGAAAAGCTTATCAGCAGAGGAATCGAGGTTTTAATACCAGAGGATAGGGATATTGAACTAGTTAATTCTATAATATTCGATGAGTTATGTCTTGGAGTTATTTCAGAAAAGTCCAGAAATGAATGCGTCAGAATTATCGGCGGACTATCCGAAAGGGGAGCCCAGGGTGTAATTTTAGGTTGTACGGAAATAGGGTTGCTGATAAAGCAAGAGGATGTTGATGTAGAGCTTTTTGATACAACTGTCATTCATGCGACGAAAGCTGCATTGGCAGCAATTTTGTAGTTTTGGTATGGCACTAGATTATAAAATAACTATGAATCATGGAAATATGAGCATTTAGGTAACTTGTGATGTGTGACCTCCATCGGGTGTAAGGAGAGCCCGATTGAGGTTTTTATATTAATTGGGTACGGAGCAAAAAGTGTCATGCATTACTAAATTGATTTAACTGGGTACATTTAAAAATGCTTCTTCGAGTTTTTATCAATCACCCACTCGGAGACGGTTGTTCTTTTGATAAAAAGCAAATAGAATAAAGATAATATAATTATGCTTTGTAAAGATAACCCTATGATTTTGACGCTGTAGCATATATTGGGATTTTAAGAATAAGCCGGATGGGAGAATTAAATATGGGTAATACCGATATCTTTGATATGATGGCTAATGGATACGATACTTCTGAAAGAATCCAAATTGCAAAAATAGCATCAGATGCCATTCGTGAGTACTTGATCGATACCAATAGTAAGAAAGCTATTGATTTTGGATGCGGGACTGGTCTTGTTGGAATGAACTTGTTAAAGGATTTCGATTCCATTCTTTTTTTGGATACATCGCAGAATATGATCGATCAGATAAGACAAAAGTTTATTGAATTTAATATTAAAAATGCGGATATATTATGCTTCGATTTTGAAAAAGAAAGCTTATTAAATCTACATGCGGATTATATTTTTATGGCTCAGGTTCTGCTGCATATTAATGATGTGGAGCTTGTTTTATCAAGACTATATGATGCTCTCAATGCAGGAGGACATTTAATAATCGTAGATTTTGATAAAAATGAAGAGGTAGTCTCAGATATAGTTCATAACGGCTTCAATCAGGCAGAGCTTATGGAACTAATGACTAAAATAGGATTCAAAGAAATTCAGTCGAAAAACTTTTATACTGGAAGTAAAATATTTATGAATCAAGACGCATCATTATTTATACTTGATTCTCAAAAATAAAATGGAATTTGGGAAGGCCATATTCATATGATTCTACTCAATGATAAAGTTTAACACAGCTTCTTATTGGATCACATTAGTCCTAACAAGAAAGATTATTAATCGAAATATGATTGTGAGTAAAAATAATAAAGGAGAACTAACATGACAAATAAAATCAGCATTAAAAATGATTTGTCACCAGAACAGCACGAAGGGCTATTCAGAACATTGAAAGTCCGTTTTGAAAAAAATATGAAACACCATAAGGATCTCGAATGGATAAACGTGCAAGCAAAGCTCGAAGCTAACACTGAAAAACTGTGGTCGCTCAATGGGATGGAAATAACCGGCGGTGAACCGGATGTTGTTGGTTATGATGAAAAAACAGACGAATATATTTTTTATGATTGTTCAGTAGAAAGTCCTAAAGGCCGCAGAAGTGTTTGTTACGACCATGAAGCATTAGAGTCAAGGAAAGAACATAAACCAGAAAAAAACGCTATTGATATGGCTGCTGCAATGGGTATTGAGATTTTAACGGAAGAGCAATACCGGGAGCTTCAGAAACTTGGAAATTTCGATATGAAAACATCAAGTTGGGTTAAAACACCTGATAATATAAGAAAACTCGGCGGGGCACTCTTTTGTGATCGTCGTTACGACACTGTCTTTGTATACCACAATGGCGCAGAATCTTACTATGCTGCTAGGGGTTTCCGCGGCTCGTTAAGGATCTAAACTTTGGCAGGAAGCCGTTTTTTTCCTTTATCTTTAATGGGAATCCGACGCCTGCCATGACTACCGCAGCTATCACAAGGCTGCGGCAGTCTGCCGTAATTTTGAAAACAGTAAAAGTTAATTGGCTTATAACTTCCACCACAGCCAGTGAAATGAGCAGCACAGAAGAATTTTACCCGCGACGCCTGTTACGGGCATTGTTTGAATTTTATACAACAACTTCAAAAACAGTACCTTGGTTAAAGTCAGCCACTTTCATAGAGCCATAAACCCCTAAATATAGTCTGGTTTGATTCAGGTTTGTTCCCAAACTAACATAAAAAGCCGATTGAGACCCGAAATCATAATCTGTTTCTATAACACTAAAATCATTTAGTTCACAGTCCCTTCTTACCTTGGTATAAGCTAAAACCCCTTTAGAGGTCGATTGAGCTTCCCCGCGCCGGGCGAGATCGGTAAACACAACGCTTCCTGTTAAATCAGGAATTCCATTTCCCATATATGGCTGGATTCCTGTAAGTGCAGTTCCACCAAACTTGTCAGGGCGGGGGTCTTTATGAAAATAGCTAGTTAGAGGCTGAAGACGCCGCACTGAAGTTTCTATAGCTTCATCGTAATAAGCAATTGTTTTCTCATCCAAATCAGGATTTGCAGAGCAGCTTTTTACAATCGAAGCAGGAAAAGCACCTTCCCAACCACGCCAGCCAAAGTTGATAAACCCTTCCTGGTCAGGTTCAGATTTCATTATAGAGGCTTGAATAAGATGAGTAACCGATATCGGTTTATAATCAACGAATGAAAAAATTGACTCTACCAGGTCCTGGCCGACATTTCCCGCATATTTTATATATTGATTATAAAACCTTTGAAATGAAATGCCTGGTATATTTCGAACTCCCTTGGCAATTACCGTAAGCATTTCCTGAATAGATGCGGGAAGCTCATTAAAACGTGTGACTGCAGGTGGATCATAGATAAATGTATTTCTAAATACATCAATCTCAATTATCTTACCACATATTTCCATATAATCCTGACTTAAATTAAATGGGTCATAGCCTGAACCACCATCGCCGGTTGTTAAAATTAGTTTTCCTGTTTCGGGTGAAAAGTTTAAGCTATTGACACCATTATGATTAGAAAAGGGTCTTCTTAAATTAAGTAATGTACGTCGTTTTTGAGGTTGACCATTTGGCTGTAAAACCCATTCTTCAACTGTATCAATATGATCAAATTGAATTTCTCTATTTATCCACTTTAGGTTTAAGGTTCCGGGATCACACGGGTCAGGCTTAAAAGATTCGGAGAGAACACCTGGACCTTGTGTTCCGGCTAATGAGTAATGAAGATAAAACAGACCGTTATAATAAAATCCGGGATGGAACGCTAGCCCTAGCAATCCACGTTCATCATATCCGCCGCCAGAGGTACCAAGTTTTATGACTTGTGGGCGAATATCTAAAAAGGTTCGCAAACTTCCATTGACTATGTAAAAGATCTCTCCTACCTGGGTTGCAATAAATAATCTTTCGACTGGGTCACCTGGAAGTATAGCAGTTTTCAAAACTGTGGGTAAATTTATCTTACTGACAATAGTCCTTAAACTGACATTAACTTTTATCAACTAACTTTACACTCCTTCTTATCGTTTTCTTTTAGGAATAACGATTAAAGTTAAAAGAAAATGGTTGCGCTATCCATGAAGCTCGTGCACTTAGAGCTATGGAAATTTTCATTTTAAGAGTGCACTCACAATAAGAATATGACTGGAGCTGATCTATTAGTACCGGAACTACGGAGTTTGATGATGAATTGTGCCATTTTGTATATCAGAAATTTTCTAAGTTTACAAGACAAAGATTGATAACTTAATTTTTTATCAATATAATTTAAAATGAAGTAAATTCACATTTATATCTTAGATATTAAAAGTATTCCTTGGGACAACTCTGTTGATTTCCATATCTTGAGAAAATGATAGAGTTTGATATTTTGAACAAAGCCAAAATGCTCAATTTTTGGCGGAAATAGATATCTAAAGAAAACCAGATTTAAGAGGGGTGATTTTTATAATTAAGTCAATACATGAGCCATGGATTAAGTTAAAGGAAAGCCTTAATAGCAAGGATTACGATTTAATTAACGCACTTCAGGAACAATGCATTCATAAAGAACAAATCACTTTGAAGCTGGAGCTTGATTATAAGCTTGGAGATGCTTTGAATAGAACCAATAAAATCACCGTTCACGATATCAATGAATTCATGTATTTTAATGGGAAGCAGCTGATAGGCTATATCGGAATATGCGGATTCGGAGGGGCAGAGGCGCCGCTTGAAATAACCGGCATGGCGCACCCGGAATATAGACGTCTAGGTATTTTCTCAAAACTATATGAATTGGTTATGGCAGAGTGCAAACGGAGAGAGTCGGGCAGCCTGCTTGCCTTATGTGACAATAAATCTGTATCCGGCCAGAAATTTTTAGAAAGAATTGGAGCAGTATATAAATATTCTGAATTTGAAATGCATCTGCACGATGAACCTTGTGAGAGTATCAAAGAGCGGCTATGTGATATTAGCTTTAGAAAAGCCACCAATACAGATGCCTATGAGGTAGCCAGGCAAAACGCTATTTATTTTGGCGGCAGTATGGAGCAGGAAGATAAGGATATTCCAAAGGAGGAAATTCTTTTGCCGGAAGATGAAGAACGGCGGGGTATGACCATTTATCTTGCTGAAAAAGATAAGAAAATCATCGGGAAAGTACATCTTCAGGTGCTCAAGGAAATCGGGGGTATTTATGGCCTGGGCGTATTGCCGGATAAGCGTGGGAAGGGATTTGGACGTGCAATTCTGCTCAAAGCTATAGAAAAACTTAAGGATGTAAAAGTAAAGGAGATAATGCTTCAGGTTGCCGCTGAGAATGCGACAGCTCTCGGTTTGTATAAGTCCTGCGGATTTCAGGAAACGTCGGTGATGGACTATTTTGAATTGAAATGATTAATAGTGGTTTTGGAACTAAAAAGAATTAAATTGGCAGTATTCTGATGAGGGGTTAGTGCCGATTTGTTTATGTAATAAAATATCAAAGGGCTTGAGATACTATATTGATGAAAGCAAAACAACAATGAAAGGAGAATCATCCATGCTTTTCAATAAGCCTAGCGATAACAGTACAAAAAAAATAGAACAGCTCAATCCCTATTTGGAAAATGATATGGACCAAAAGCTTACCACTGATAACGGAGTAAAGCTTACAAATACCGATGATTCATTAAAGATAGGAGAACGAGGGCCTACCTTATTGGAGGACTTTCACTTCAGGCAGAAAATCACCCACTTCGATCATGAACGTATCCCGGAGCGTGTAGTGCATGCGCGCGGCTTTGGTGCCCATGGGGTTTTCCAGTTGTATGAATCTATGGCACAGTATACCAAGGCTAAATTTTTACAGAACCCTAACGTCAAAACTCCGGTATTTGTACGATTTTCCACCGTCGTCGGCTCCAGGGGGTCGGCTGATACCGTCCGCGATGTGCGCGGTTTTGCCACCAAATTCTATACTGAAGATGGGAACTTCGATATTGTAGGCAAT
This genomic window from Oxobacter pfennigii contains:
- a CDS encoding iron-sulfur cluster carrier protein MrpORP, whose product is MSENCDQNCNSCSEDCAERKEEKNDFSAKPHQMSSIKKVIGVVSGKGGVGKSLVTSMLAAIMNRRGYHTAILDADVTGPSIPKAFGITEKATVDELGLFPVKTKTGIEIMSINLLLENDTDPVVWRGPIIAGTVKQFWTDVIWSDVDFMFIDMPPGTGDVPLTVFQSIAVDGIIVVTSPQELVSMIVSKAVKMAEMMNIPIIGLVENMSYFKCPDNGKDYQIFGDSHIEEIADKHNLKVLAKLPIDPEISAACDNGMIEFIEGGWFEPVAKILEKMEEKKMIKIAVASENEMVTEHFGHCVNFNIFEAADDKVVRSESIPNPGHKPGFLPNFLNDMGVNVIISGGMGSGAIDIFNEKGIEVIVGASGNAKAAAEAYLKGTLKSTGSVCHEHQHHDECGE
- a CDS encoding permease gives rise to the protein MTTALYVFAIAALGVSIFKSKEKTMLALKKAWKSFENILPQFLSILIIIGVILAILTPEQISEVLGSESGWYGVLIAAGIGSVTLVPAFVAFPLAAALLRNGAGIMQIAAFVSTLMMVGIVTMPIEIKYFGKKAAILRNVTALAFSLAVALVMGVML
- a CDS encoding permease; the encoded protein is MRTKVLRLVKRYKIFLLLAVLNVAILTFHPQVGAKSIQLTWSSLLEMLSVLPPIFILLGLLDVWVEKETMIKYMGDNSGLIGVLLAFFLGSAAAGPLYAAFPVAGVLLKKGSKLSNVLIMLGAWSTTKIPLILFEASALGFKFMLLRLVLDIVGIAFISYFIEKMLSKEEKGAIYQNVLTMDE
- a CDS encoding CGGC domain-containing protein, with product MKVGLIRCMQTEDMCPATTDFQVMRDKRCAFEGVDGEIEVIGVNTCGGCPGKKAVTRAAEMIKRGADTIALASCITRGNPIGFACPHAQAMKDAIYRRLGNSVKIIDYTH
- the ppsA gene encoding phosphoenolpyruvate synthase; its protein translation is MSSYLFRLKDIDKTKHMVAGGKGANLGELCKMEGILVPDGFCISTEAFKRIVEENTSINELLDKLSILKVEDMDKIRELSSEIRRTIESIAIPKDINEEIARFLSKLDENAAYAVRSSATAEDLPAASFAGQQDTYLNIIGKEEILKSISKCWASLFTERAVTYRLQNGFEHCKVQLSVIVQKMVFPQASGILFTADPITGNRKTVSIDAGFGLGEALVSGLVNADIYKVRNGKIIDNKISTKKLAVYDLKKSCTKEQEIGLEHQNRQVLTDEQILQLEGLSRRIEEHFGCPQDIEWCLADDTFYIVQSRPITTLYPIPEANDQENHVYVSVGHQQMMTDAMKPLGLSFFLLTTPASMLKAGGRLFVDVTPMLASPDSRKMLLDTMGQYEPLMKDALMTIIERDFIKSLPNDKKEQSPGKSNKVISTAGFRTQVENDPAIVADLIKRSQTSIAALKQNIQRSSGLDLFDFILEDIQELKKILFDPQSSAVFMAAMDACVWINEKMNKWLGEKNVADTLSQSVPNNITSEMGLALLDVADVIRPYPEIIDYLQHVKDDNFLEKLVKFHGGMEARDAIYAYLDKYGMRCAGEIDITKTRWSEKPTTLIPMILSNIKNFEPNAGKQKFEQGRRAALKKEQELLERLKQLPGGEQKAKETKRMIDLIRNFIGFREYPKYGMINRYFVYKQALLKEAEQLVQLGVIHEKEDIYYLTFDELREVIRTNKLDYRMVSKRKDEYKLYERLTPPRVITSDGEIITGEYKGGNLPMGAIAGLPVSSGVIEGRARVILNMEDADLEDGDILVTSFTDPSWTPLFVSIKGLVTEVGGLMTHGAVIAREYGLPAVVGVENATRLIKDGQRIRVHGTEGYIEIL
- a CDS encoding bifunctional helix-turn-helix transcriptional regulator/GNAT family N-acetyltransferase; protein product: MIKDNFGSRIDEVRRFNRFFTRKIGVLREGLLHSSYSLTEVRILFEIANSDNPTASRLSRELGLDAGYLSRILTRFEEQGLTERMRSENDGRQFIIRLTQEGIKLFSILDQRSRDEVAEILNVLSEEEQQELLEAMHDIENILGKESFKFSETFFLRNHRPGDIGWVAHRHGVLYAKEYGWDERFEALVAQIAADFINNYKSECERCIIAEMNSEIVGSVFVVQSSETVAKLRLLLVEPKARGLGLGSRLVQESIAFARRVGYKKLILWTNSVLVEARHIYAKAGFKLIEQQEHHSYGKDLVGETWELDL
- a CDS encoding aspartate/glutamate racemase family protein, with protein sequence MKTIGLIGGMSWESTVKYYQIINETVKQKLGGLHSAKCLLYSVDFDEIEKYQAKGEWEKSGDVLAKAAYNIEKAGADFLVICTNTMHKVVPQIESKISIPILHIADVTADELVKHNIERVALLGTKYTMTQDFYKEKLISRGIEVLIPEDRDIELVNSIIFDELCLGVISEKSRNECVRIIGGLSERGAQGVILGCTEIGLLIKQEDVDVELFDTTVIHATKAALAAIL
- a CDS encoding class I SAM-dependent DNA methyltransferase, producing MGNTDIFDMMANGYDTSERIQIAKIASDAIREYLIDTNSKKAIDFGCGTGLVGMNLLKDFDSILFLDTSQNMIDQIRQKFIEFNIKNADILCFDFEKESLLNLHADYIFMAQVLLHINDVELVLSRLYDALNAGGHLIIVDFDKNEEVVSDIVHNGFNQAELMELMTKIGFKEIQSKNFYTGSKIFMNQDASLFILDSQK
- a CDS encoding DUF4256 domain-containing protein, coding for MTNKISIKNDLSPEQHEGLFRTLKVRFEKNMKHHKDLEWINVQAKLEANTEKLWSLNGMEITGGEPDVVGYDEKTDEYIFYDCSVESPKGRRSVCYDHEALESRKEHKPEKNAIDMAAAMGIEILTEEQYRELQKLGNFDMKTSSWVKTPDNIRKLGGALFCDRRYDTVFVYHNGAESYYAARGFRGSLRI